The stretch of DNA TTATGCATTTATTTCCTTTTTAGCAATTCTTCAAACAGTTGATACATCCATCTATGAAGCAGCAGAAATTGACGGGGCATCTGCTTGGGAAAAATTTAAAATTGTTACCCTCCCGGCCATTATGCCAGTGCTTATCACAGTGATAACATTGCGTTCGATTTGGTTATTCTATATGTTTACGGATGTTTTCCTACTTACAAACAAAGTGGACATTTTGGGGATTTACTTGTATAAAACAGCATTTGCCTTCAATGATCTTGGCAAAGCTGCATCTATTTCTGTTATTCTGTTCATCATCTTATCCCTTGTAATTATCGCAACACGAAAGCGGGTGAAATACTAATGGCAATGGCCAGAAGTAAAAAGAATCAGGTAATTAAAACAGTTGGATTTTACACGGGGCTAATCGTCCTGTTAGCGATATCCCTTTTTCCATTTTTCATTATGCTGATGACATCCTTTAAGTCTACAGAAGAAGCTGTTTCAACCAGTCCGACGCTTTTTCCAAAAGAGTGGACGTTCAAGCATTTTGTCGATATTTTTAATCCGGTTATTTTTCCATTTCTATCCTATTTTAAAAATAGCTTAGTCGTCGCACTGACGGCAGCAGGACTAGCCGTTTTCATTGGAATCTTTGGTGCTTACGCTCTTTCAAGGCTGAAGTTTATGGGGAGAACAACGATCAATGCAAGTTTTTATACGGTGTATATGTTTTCAGGTATCTTGCTAGTTGTTCCATTGTTCAAAATTATTTCCGGACTGGGTCTGTACGATACGAAAACAGCGTTAATTATTACGATGATCGTTCAGACACTGCCAACAGCAATTTTTATGTTAAAAAGCTATTTCGACACGATTCCAGAAGAATTGGAAGAAGCAGCCAGTATTGATGGTTTAAATCGTATTCAAATTATATTCAAAATCATTATTCCGTTATCTTTATCTGGGATTATCTCAGTATTTGTTTATTCCTTTATGGTTGCATGGAATGATTACTTGTTTGCCTCGATTTTCTTGTCAGACTCGTTGAATTTCACCTTGCCAATCGGATTGAACACTTTATTCAGCACACCGGACTATGTATGGGGCCGAATGATGGCAGCATCACTGATCACAGCACTGCCAGTTGTCATTATGTATTCCATTTCTGATTACTTTATTAAAGGCGGCGCAACTGAAGGCGGAGTAAAAGGATAATATATTAAAAATAATGAAAGAGGTACTATCGATATGAAAAAGCTAATTGCTGCAGCACCTAGAGAAGCTGCATTGGTGGAATATGAAGATCGTGAAATTAAACCGAATGAAGTCAAAATAAGTGTTGAATTTGCTTCACCTAAACACGGGACGGAAGTAGTAGATTTCCGCGGAATCACTCCGTTTATGGATGAGGATTTCAACGAAGATTGGCGCATGTTTATGCCCCGCGAAGAAGGCTCTAAACCAGGGATTGTGTTTGGTGAATTTCAGCTTGGGAACATGGTCGTAGGTAAAATCGTTGAAGTTGGAAGCGAAGTGACGGACTACAGAGTAGGGGAAAATGTATGTACGTATGGACCAATTATGGAAACTGTGATTGTGAATGCCGTTGATAATCACCGCCTGCGCAAAATGCCAGAGGGTGGAAAATGGCAAAATGCCGTTTGCTACGATCCAGCGCAATATGCGATGGCAGGCGTTCGTGATGCCAATGTTCGTGCTGGAGATTATGTAGTCGTTGTCGGACTAGGGGCGATTGGCCAAATCGCGATACAGCTTGCAAAAAAAGCAGGAGCGGGAATTGTGATTGGGGTTGACCCATTGGCTAACCGCTGTGATATTGCACTTCGTAATGGAGCTGACTTCTGTTTTGATCCAACGTCTTGTGATGTTGGCTATGAAGTGAAAAAGCTGACGAATAAATTGGGCGCTGATTCCATTATTGAAACAAGTGGAAACGCGGCTGCACTTCAAGCTGCATTAAAGGGTATTGCTTATGGCGGGACGATTTCATATGTCGCTTTTGGAAAACCACTTCCTGCAGGGTTGAATTTTGGGCGTGAAGCGCATTTTAACAATGCAAAGATTATTTTCTCTCGTGCTGCAAGCGAACCTAACCCTGATTATCCGCGTTGGAATAGAAAACGGATTGAAGATACGTGCTGGGAATTGTTGATGAACGGTTATCTAAATTGTGAGGATATAATTGATCCGATTGTCTTCTTTGAAGAAAGTGCAGAAGCGTATATGGAATTTGTTGATCAACGACCGGAGTTAAGCATCAAAATGGGAATTAGATATACCAAGTAATAAATGTGTGCCGCCTTTCATCAGGGGGCCACTGCATAGTAGGAACATCAATCTCTTTCAGGGAGGAATAGACGATGAAACTTGGAACGCAAAATCAAAACTTTTTTCCTGAGAATATTAAGGAAAAGTTCCAGTATATAAAAGAAATCGGCTTCGAAGGCTTTGAAATCGATGGGAAGCTGTTAGTAGACCATTTGGAGGAAGTAAAAGAAGCGATTGTGGAAACAGGTATCCCGGTTACCACTGCATGTGGTGGTTACATTGGATGGATTGGTGATTTTATCGAAGAGCGCAGGCTTAATGGGTTGGCAGAAATCAAACTAATTCTTGAAGCGCTCAAAGAAGTAGGCGGAAAAGGAATTGTTGTTCCGGCTGCATGGGGAATGTTTACTTATCGCCTGCCGCCAATGACTTCACCAAGAAGCCAGAACGGTGACCGAAAAGCTGTAACGGAATCTCTTGTTTATCTTGATAAAGTAGCGGAAGAAACAGGGACAACGATTTTCCTTGAGCCATTGAATCGCTATCAGGACCATATGATTAACACACTGGCAGATGCGCGAAACTACATTGAAGAAAATGAATTAAAGAATGTAAAAATCATTGCGGATTTCTATCATATGAACATTGAAGAAGATGATATTTCTGAAGCCTTGCACCAAAACCGTGATCTAGTCGGCCATATTCATCTTGCCGATAACCACCGTTACCAGCCGGGCAGCGGTTCACTTGATTTCAAGAAACACTTTACCACTTTAAAAGAAGATGGCTATGAAGGTTTTCTAACCATTGAATGCCGTGTCAGAGGCAACGACCTTGATGCTGAATACAGACAGGCAGTAAAACACTTAAGAGAATCCTTACGTTAAAAGGAGGATACCGCATTGAAAAAGAAGGTTGCGATTATTGGAGCAGGACAAGTAGCAGAAAAAGTACATGTTGCCTACTTTCAAACAAGAGAAGAACTAGAAATTGTCGCAGTTGTTGGTCCAAATCCTGATAAGGTGAAAGAATTCGCTGAGAGAAATCATATTCCACGTTTTTATACGGACGCAGAAGAAATGTATGCAGCCGAGAATCCGGATATTGTTAGTATCTGTACCCCAAACCGGTTTCATTGTGAGAATGTCCTGCAGGCGATTGCCAATGGCTGCGATGTGATGTGTGAAAAACCACCAGCTATTTCTGCTGCTGAGGCTAAGGAAATGAAAGAAGCATCCGAACGCAACCACTGCCTGCTTGCATATGATTTCCATCACCGATTCGCAGAGGATGTCACCATTCTTCGTGAAAAAGTGAAGGAGGGTGTCCTTGGAAATGTCTATGTGACGAGAGCAAAGGCATTGAGGCGCTGCGGCATCCCAGGATGGGGAACCTTCACAAACAAGGAAGTACAGGGCGGCGGACCACTGATTGATTTGGGGGCACATATGCTTGACGCAGCATTATATGTGCTCGGATTCCCGAAAATTGAAAAAGTCACAGCAAAAATGTATCAAAAGATTGGAACAATAAAATCAAAAGGTACCCTCGGAGAATGGGATCCGGCTAAATTTGATGTCGAGGATTCACTGTTCGGATTCATTGAGCTTGAAGGCGGCCGCTTGTTACAAATCGAAACATCCTTTGCCTTGAACATTAAAGAAGACTCTGTCATGAACGTTGAGTTCTTTGGTACACAAGCTGGTGCGACACTCTTTCCTGCCCAAATTTATACAGATGAAGGCGGCGAGCTTGTTTCGCTTTTGAATAGAGAAACCGCAGACCTTGATCGACATACTAAAAGCATGGGAGCATTTGTCGATAGGTGCTTAGGTAAGGATGTTATGGTGGCAGATGGAAAGCAAGGATACATCATCCAACAATTGATCGAGGCATTATACCAATCTGCTGAAAAAGGTGAAAGTGTATCGTTATGAAAACTAAACAAGTAATTTACGATAATAATTTTGATTTGCACTCTCTTAATAAATTTTCGAGTGTTATGGCTTTAGGAAATGGCTATTTAGGTGTCCGAGCCGCCCATGAGGAGGACTATACCGGTCAAATTCGCGGGATGTATGTGGCAGGTGTCTATAATAAAGCAACTGCCAATGAAACGTCTGATCTCGTAAATTTACCTGATATTGCCGGTATGCTGATTGAGATTGATGGAAAGAATTTTTCAATGCTTGAAGGTGAAGTGTTTTCTTATGAACGAGGTTTATCGCTTGAGTCTGGTGAGTTAAGGCGGGAGTTCATCTGGAAACACAAAACGGGAACCCGCTTTAAGTTTGTTTTTCAGCGTTTTGCTGCCAAGGACAATTTACATTTGCTTGCCTCCAAGGTTACGGTTACTAGTTTGGACAAACCCGCGAGAATCAAGATTATCACAGGAATCAATGCCCAGCAGACAAACTTCGGCAGACAACATTTAATAGAAGAAAGTGTCATGGTGTTTAATGAAGAAATCCTTCAAGGAATCTATCAAACAACTGAAACAGGAATCAAGATTGCAATAGCAGCAAGCATTATGGCTCAAGAGACAAGTGAAATTTCTTTTTATGCAAAAAATCGCCAGTTGAATGCAGCAATTGTTGGGGAGCTTGTAAAAGATGAGCCGTTTGTATTTGAAAAAATCGGAACCGTTTACACTTCGCTCGAGAGTATGAATCCTGAAAGTGATGGTTTAAAAGATCTTAAATCTAACAGTTTACTAGGGTATGATGCTCTGCTTGAAAGATCGGCCTCTAAATGGCAGAAGTTTTGGCAGCAGAAGGGTATCGAAATCCAATCTACAGATGAATTCGACCAGACCGCAATAGATTTTGCTCTTTATCATATGGAGATCATGACCCCAGCTCATGACGAGCGTTTCAGTGTTGGAGCAAAAGGGCTAACAGGTGAAGGGTATAAAGGACATGTCTTCTGGGATACCGAAATCTTTATTGCTCCTTTTCATTTGTTCACACAGCCTGAAACGGCGAAAAAGCTTTTGCGTTACCGTTACCTCCACTTGCAACAGGCGCAAGAAAAGGCGTCCGAAAATGGATTTGAAGGTGCGTTATTCCCATGGGAAAGTGCTTTTTCTGGAAAAGAGGAAACACCCGAGTTTGCAGCGATAAACATCCGGACTGGAACCCGGCAAAAGGTAGCCTCTGCACTAAGTGAGCATCATATCGTTGCGGATATTGCCTTTGCAGTTGTCCAGTATTTCCAAAACACACTGGATGAAGAGTTCATGAAAAATGAAGGCCTTGCATTGCTTAAAGAAACGGCACGGTTTTGGATTAGCCGTACAGTAGAAGAAGGTAACAAGCTTTCCATCAAAGATGTAATTGGGCCGGATGAATATACAGAGCACATTGACAACAATGCATATACAAATTACATGGCGTACTACAATGTAGAACAAGCCCTTTATTTTATGGATCAATTCCAAGATGCTGATGAACAGTTTATCAGCAGAGGAAAGGACTTTTTGAACCGATTGTATCTTCCGAACCCTAATGAAAACAAGATCATTCCGC from Neobacillus sp. CF12 encodes:
- a CDS encoding glycoside hydrolase family 65 protein — protein: MKTKQVIYDNNFDLHSLNKFSSVMALGNGYLGVRAAHEEDYTGQIRGMYVAGVYNKATANETSDLVNLPDIAGMLIEIDGKNFSMLEGEVFSYERGLSLESGELRREFIWKHKTGTRFKFVFQRFAAKDNLHLLASKVTVTSLDKPARIKIITGINAQQTNFGRQHLIEESVMVFNEEILQGIYQTTETGIKIAIAASIMAQETSEISFYAKNRQLNAAIVGELVKDEPFVFEKIGTVYTSLESMNPESDGLKDLKSNSLLGYDALLERSASKWQKFWQQKGIEIQSTDEFDQTAIDFALYHMEIMTPAHDERFSVGAKGLTGEGYKGHVFWDTEIFIAPFHLFTQPETAKKLLRYRYLHLQQAQEKASENGFEGALFPWESAFSGKEETPEFAAINIRTGTRQKVASALSEHHIVADIAFAVVQYFQNTLDEEFMKNEGLALLKETARFWISRTVEEGNKLSIKDVIGPDEYTEHIDNNAYTNYMAYYNVEQALYFMDQFQDADEQFISRGKDFLNRLYLPNPNENKIIPQDDTFLTKPEIDLTHYKQTQGSQAILLDYSRSEVNEMQILKQADTVMLLYLFPDLFPKEVVMKNLHYYEEHTIHDSSLSKAIHAIVAARCGDDEVAYRFFKEACLIDLGPNPHSSDEGIHAASLGAIWLTAMFGFANMSQAAGRLTFNPKLPQNWSELAFPLTYQGRKLTIKLTHERIEIVKLAGVDLEIEINGHEYHLSDRVEVEIKN
- a CDS encoding zinc-binding alcohol dehydrogenase, with the translated sequence MKKLIAAAPREAALVEYEDREIKPNEVKISVEFASPKHGTEVVDFRGITPFMDEDFNEDWRMFMPREEGSKPGIVFGEFQLGNMVVGKIVEVGSEVTDYRVGENVCTYGPIMETVIVNAVDNHRLRKMPEGGKWQNAVCYDPAQYAMAGVRDANVRAGDYVVVVGLGAIGQIAIQLAKKAGAGIVIGVDPLANRCDIALRNGADFCFDPTSCDVGYEVKKLTNKLGADSIIETSGNAAALQAALKGIAYGGTISYVAFGKPLPAGLNFGREAHFNNAKIIFSRAASEPNPDYPRWNRKRIEDTCWELLMNGYLNCEDIIDPIVFFEESAEAYMEFVDQRPELSIKMGIRYTK
- a CDS encoding carbohydrate ABC transporter permease, with protein sequence MAMARSKKNQVIKTVGFYTGLIVLLAISLFPFFIMLMTSFKSTEEAVSTSPTLFPKEWTFKHFVDIFNPVIFPFLSYFKNSLVVALTAAGLAVFIGIFGAYALSRLKFMGRTTINASFYTVYMFSGILLVVPLFKIISGLGLYDTKTALIITMIVQTLPTAIFMLKSYFDTIPEELEEAASIDGLNRIQIIFKIIIPLSLSGIISVFVYSFMVAWNDYLFASIFLSDSLNFTLPIGLNTLFSTPDYVWGRMMAASLITALPVVIMYSISDYFIKGGATEGGVKG
- a CDS encoding sugar phosphate isomerase/epimerase — protein: MKLGTQNQNFFPENIKEKFQYIKEIGFEGFEIDGKLLVDHLEEVKEAIVETGIPVTTACGGYIGWIGDFIEERRLNGLAEIKLILEALKEVGGKGIVVPAAWGMFTYRLPPMTSPRSQNGDRKAVTESLVYLDKVAEETGTTIFLEPLNRYQDHMINTLADARNYIEENELKNVKIIADFYHMNIEEDDISEALHQNRDLVGHIHLADNHRYQPGSGSLDFKKHFTTLKEDGYEGFLTIECRVRGNDLDAEYRQAVKHLRESLR
- a CDS encoding Gfo/Idh/MocA family oxidoreductase, translated to MKKKVAIIGAGQVAEKVHVAYFQTREELEIVAVVGPNPDKVKEFAERNHIPRFYTDAEEMYAAENPDIVSICTPNRFHCENVLQAIANGCDVMCEKPPAISAAEAKEMKEASERNHCLLAYDFHHRFAEDVTILREKVKEGVLGNVYVTRAKALRRCGIPGWGTFTNKEVQGGGPLIDLGAHMLDAALYVLGFPKIEKVTAKMYQKIGTIKSKGTLGEWDPAKFDVEDSLFGFIELEGGRLLQIETSFALNIKEDSVMNVEFFGTQAGATLFPAQIYTDEGGELVSLLNRETADLDRHTKSMGAFVDRCLGKDVMVADGKQGYIIQQLIEALYQSAEKGESVSL